One segment of Mycobacterium spongiae DNA contains the following:
- a CDS encoding PE family protein, protein MSFVIAMPEIVGSAATNLAGIGSVLSAANAGAAASTTQIAAAAQDEVSAAVAALFSGHGQAYQAFSAQAAGFHQQFVQTLTAGAGAYAGAEAAAAASMAAPAQSVTQDLLAAVNAQSVALTGRPLIGNGANGAPGTGANGAPGGWLIGDGGAGGSGAAGLPGGAGGAAGLWGTGGAGGAGGTAAAGHGGAGGAGGAGGWLLGAGGTGGAGGFGQAGDGGAGGVGGAGGLWGAGGLGGSGGASFGGSGGAGGGGGTSGLLAGLLGAGGGNGGTGGAASFTGGAGGAGGDAGLLGGPGGAGGVGGAGNSGGGAGGAGGNAGLLFGAGGAGGTGGFGIGGDGGSGGVGGTGGAFGAGGLGGAGGAGETGGAGGAGGNAGWLGNGGVGGAGGFGDTNDGGAGGAGGAGGQLIGNGGAGGAGGEGTMTGGAGGTGGNGVLIGNGGNAGIGGTGATAGGTGAGGISGLLLGLDGFNAPASTSPLHTLQQQALGAINAPIQELTGRPLIGNGTPGAAGSGANGTPGGWLLGDGGAGGSGSAGMGESGGAGGAAGLWGAGGTGGAGASSSIGDGGAGGDGGAGGWLFGDGGAGGTGGFSSFGGGVGGAGGGGGAGGLWGAGGAGGTGGTGEPGAAAGGAGGTGGAGGLLAGLLGAGGGDGGTGGTGGPGGAGGAGGSAGPLAGTGGAGGTGGFGFGLGGAGGTGGTGGGLFGDGGAGGAGGAGSAVGGTGGAGGTAGLLFGSGGAGGFGGTGSAGNGGDGGIGGSAGWLGNGGAGGAGGISRTAGGGAGGAGGTGGQLQGGGGAGGAGGNGDTGGGLGGAGGVGGNAGLIGTGGNGGNGGTGNAAGSPGTGGVGGLLLGQNGLNGLS, encoded by the coding sequence GTGTCGTTTGTGATCGCGATGCCTGAGATAGTGGGCTCAGCGGCAACGAACTTGGCCGGGATCGGCTCGGTTTTGAGTGCGGCTAATGCCGGGGCGGCGGCCTCGACCACACAGATCGCGGCCGCAGCCCAGGATGAGGTGTCGGCGGCAGTTGCGGCGTTGTTTTCCGGCCACGGCCAGGCCTATCAGGCGTTCAGCGCCCAGGCGGCGGGGTTTCACCAACAGTTCGTGCAGACGTTGACCGCCGGTGCGGGCGCCTACGCGGGCGCCGAGGCCGCCGCCGCCGCGTCGATGGCGGCCCCTGCCCAGTCGGTGACACAGGACCTGCTGGCTGCGGTCAACGCGCAAAGTGTGGCGCTGACGGGGCGCCCGCTGATCGGCAACGGCGCCAACGGCGCCCCGGGGACCGGCGCCAATGGGGCCCCGGGCGGCTGGTTGATCGGTGACGGTGGGGCCGGGGGCTCCGGTGCGGCAGGGCTGCCCGGTGGGGCCGGCGGAGCGGCCGGGCTGTGGGGCACCGGCGGCGCCGGCGGGGCTGGCGGTACCGCCGCCGCGGGTCACGGTGGGGCTGGTGGAGCTGGCGGGGCCGGTGGCTGGTTGTTGGGCGCCGGCGGGACCGGCGGCGCCGGCGGATTCGGCCAAGCCGGTGATGGGGGTGCCGGTGGGGTCGGCGGGGCCGGCGGGCTGTGGGGCGCCGGCGGACTCGGCGGGTCCGGCGGAGCATCGTTCGGCGGGTCCGGCGGGGCCGGTGGGGGCGGCGGGACAAGTGGACTGCTGGCCGGGCTCCTCGGCGCTGGCGGCGGCAACGGCGGCACCGGCGGGGCAGCCTCTTTCACTGGGGGCGCCGGTGGTGCCGGCGGCGATGCTGGCCTGTTGGGCGGCCCTGGCGGGGCCGGCGGGGTCGGCGGGGCCGGCAATAGCGGCGGCGGGGCCGGCGGGGCCGGCGGCAATGCCGGGCTACTGTTCGGTGCCGGCGGGGCCGGCGGTACCGGCGGATTCGGGATTGGTGGCGACGGGGGTTCCGGTGGGGTCGGCGGCACCGGCGGGGCGTTCGGGGCCGGCGGGCTCGGCGGGGCCGGCGGGGCCGGCGAAACCGGCGGTGCCGGCGGGGCCGGCGGAAACGCCGGCTGGCTGGGCAACGGCGGGGTCGGCGGGGCCGGAGGATTCGGCGACACCAACGACGGGGGTGCCGGCGGGGCCGGCGGCGCCGGCGGCCAGCTGATCGGCAACGGCGGTGCCGGCGGTGCCGGCGGGGAGGGCACCATGACCGGCGGTGCCGGGGGTACCGGTGGCAACGGGGTGCTGATCGGCAACGGCGGTAACGCCGGTATCGGCGGCACTGGCGCGACCGCCGGCGGCACCGGCGCTGGTGGGATCAGCGGGCTGCTGCTGGGGCTGGACGGATTCAACGCCCCGGCGAGCACCTCGCCGCTGCATACCCTGCAGCAGCAAGCACTGGGCGCGATCAACGCCCCCATTCAGGAGCTGACCGGGCGCCCGCTGATCGGCAACGGCACCCCCGGAGCTGCCGGCAGCGGGGCCAACGGCACACCCGGCGGGTGGCTGCTCGGCGATGGCGGGGCCGGCGGATCCGGCTCAGCGGGCATGGGCGAGTCCGGCGGGGCCGGCGGTGCCGCCGGCCTGTGGGGCGCAGGCGGCACCGGCGGGGCCGGCGCCAGCTCATCGATCGGCGACGGGGGGGCCGGCGGCGACGGTGGCGCTGGCGGTTGGCTGTTCGGCGACGGCGGCGCCGGCGGGACCGGCGGGTTCAGCAGCTTCGGCGGCGGGGTCGGTGGAGCAGGTGGCGGCGGCGGAGCCGGTGGACTGTGGGGCGCGGGCGGGGCCGGCGGGACCGGCGGGACCGGCGAGCCCGGTGCGGCCGCCGGTGGGGCCGGTGGGACCGGCGGGGCCGGCGGCCTGCTGGCTGGGCTTCTCGGCGCCGGCGGCGGCGACGGCGGAACAGGCGGAACCGGCGGACCCGGCGGAGCCGGCGGTGCCGGCGGCAGCGCGGGGCCGCTCGCCGGCACCGGTGGTGCGGGCGGCACCGGTGGATTCGGATTCGGACTTGGCGGGGCCGGCGGAACCGGTGGGACCGGCGGCGGGCTGTTCGGCGACGGCGGGGCCGGCGGGGCCGGTGGAGCCGGCAGTGCGGTCGGTGGGACCGGCGGCGCCGGCGGCACCGCCGGCCTGCTGTTCGGCAGCGGCGGGGCCGGCGGATTCGGCGGAACCGGAAGTGCCGGCAACGGAGGGGACGGCGGGATCGGCGGCAGCGCCGGCTGGCTCGGCAACGGCGGGGCCGGCGGCGCCGGAGGGATCAGCCGGACCGCTGGCGGGGGGGCCGGGGGTGCTGGCGGCACCGGCGGTCAGTTGCAGGGCGGCGGTGGGGCCGGCGGCGCCGGCGGCAATGGTGACACCGGCGGCGGCTTGGGCGGGGCCGGAGGCGTCGGCGGCAACGCCGGGCTGATCGGCACCGGCGGCAACGGCGGCAACGGCGGCACCGGCAACGCCGCGGGCAGCCCCGGCACCGGAGGGGTCGGCGGGCTCCTGTTGGGCCAGAACGGGCTCAACGGGTTATCCTAG
- a CDS encoding potassium channel family protein has translation MAKGSWRRLRRLDETLTAQPSYALVGVLRIPARLTSPARVISRRVAIAVVALLVVALVVYFDRDGYRDSQGDALGFLDCLYYSAVTLSTTGYGDITPISNFSRAVNIFVITPLRIAFLILLVGTTLEVLTETSRQALKIQRWRSRVRNHTVVIGYGTKGKTAVAAMLGDEVVPGEIVVVDTDHSGLERAAAAGLVTVHGDATKSDVLRLAGAQHASAIIVATNRDDTAVLVTLTAREIAPKAKIVASIREAENQHLLLQSGANSVVVSSETAGRLLGIATNTPSVVEMIEDLLTPDAGLAIAEREVEPAEVGGSPRHLRDLVLGVVRDGRLLRIGAPEVDAIEAADRLLYVRTPGH, from the coding sequence GTGGCAAAAGGTAGTTGGCGGCGGCTGCGGCGTCTTGACGAGACGTTGACCGCCCAGCCCAGCTACGCGCTTGTCGGGGTGCTGCGCATTCCGGCGCGACTGACCAGTCCAGCTCGCGTTATTTCGCGGCGGGTGGCCATCGCTGTGGTGGCGCTGTTGGTCGTCGCATTAGTGGTCTACTTTGATCGCGACGGGTACCGGGACTCGCAAGGTGATGCGCTGGGCTTTCTGGATTGCCTTTACTATTCGGCGGTCACGCTGTCGACGACCGGGTACGGCGACATCACCCCGATTTCGAACTTTTCGCGCGCGGTCAACATCTTCGTCATCACGCCGCTGCGCATCGCGTTCCTGATTTTGCTGGTCGGGACGACCCTCGAAGTCCTCACCGAAACATCGCGGCAAGCACTGAAGATCCAGCGTTGGAGGAGCAGAGTGCGCAACCACACCGTCGTCATCGGCTACGGAACCAAGGGCAAGACGGCCGTCGCCGCGATGCTTGGCGACGAGGTCGTCCCGGGTGAAATCGTCGTTGTCGACACCGATCATTCGGGCCTCGAGCGCGCCGCGGCCGCCGGCCTGGTTACCGTGCACGGCGACGCCACCAAGTCCGACGTGCTGCGATTGGCTGGTGCTCAGCACGCCTCGGCGATCATTGTGGCCACCAATCGAGACGACACTGCGGTGCTGGTCACCTTGACGGCCCGGGAGATTGCGCCCAAGGCCAAAATCGTGGCGTCCATCCGGGAGGCCGAGAACCAGCACCTGCTGCTGCAATCAGGTGCGAACTCGGTCGTGGTTTCCTCGGAGACGGCTGGTCGACTGCTGGGCATTGCGACCAACACGCCCAGCGTCGTGGAGATGATTGAGGATCTGCTGACGCCGGACGCCGGCTTGGCCATCGCCGAACGCGAGGTCGAACCGGCCGAAGTGGGCGGGTCGCCTCGGCATCTGCGCGACCTCGTGCTGGGCGTGGTGCGCGATGGCCGTCTGCTCCGCATCGGTGCGCCGGAAGTGGATGCTATCGAGGCGGCCGACCGGTTGCTTTATGTCCGCACCCCGGGGCACTAG
- the nudC gene encoding NAD(+) diphosphatase codes for MDFRLRNVPLLSRVGADRADHLRTDLDAAIAGWADAALLRVDSRNRVLLANGRVVLGAAITLADKPPPEAVFLGRIEGGRHVWAIRAALEPPDDDEPDAKVVDLRGLGLIIDDTSSQLVSSATALLNWHDGSRFSALDGTPTKPARGGWARVNPITGHEEFPRIDPAVICLIHDGGDRAVLARQAVWPERMFSLLAGFVEAGESFEVCVAREIREEIGLDVRDVRYLGSQPWPFPRSLMVGFHALGDPDQDFSFHDGEIAEAGWFTRDEVRTALEAGDWTSSSRSKLLLPGSISIARVIIESWAARE; via the coding sequence GTGGATTTCCGGTTGCGAAACGTTCCGCTCTTGTCACGCGTCGGCGCCGACCGGGCCGACCATCTGCGTACTGACCTCGACGCGGCGATCGCCGGATGGGCAGATGCCGCATTGTTGCGTGTGGATTCACGTAATCGAGTTCTCTTAGCCAACGGTCGGGTGGTGCTTGGCGCGGCAATCACGCTGGCGGACAAGCCACCGCCAGAAGCGGTCTTCCTGGGCCGCATCGAGGGCGGACGCCATGTTTGGGCAATCCGTGCGGCGCTGGAACCGCCCGACGATGATGAGCCGGACGCCAAGGTCGTTGACCTTCGTGGGCTGGGCTTGATCATCGACGACACGAGTAGCCAGTTGGTGTCGTCGGCGACCGCATTGCTGAACTGGCATGACGGCTCCCGATTCAGCGCCTTGGATGGGACGCCGACCAAACCGGCCAGGGGTGGCTGGGCACGAGTTAACCCGATTACCGGTCACGAGGAGTTCCCACGTATTGACCCGGCGGTGATCTGCCTTATTCACGATGGTGGCGATCGTGCGGTGCTGGCTCGTCAGGCGGTGTGGCCGGAACGAATGTTCTCGCTGCTGGCTGGATTCGTTGAGGCCGGCGAGTCGTTCGAAGTCTGCGTCGCCCGGGAGATCCGTGAGGAAATCGGACTAGACGTTCGCGACGTGCGTTATCTGGGCAGCCAGCCATGGCCGTTTCCGCGCTCGCTCATGGTCGGCTTCCATGCCCTGGGCGACCCGGATCAAGACTTTTCATTCCACGATGGCGAAATCGCCGAAGCTGGGTGGTTCACCCGCGATGAGGTGCGCACCGCGCTTGAGGCCGGCGACTGGACCAGCAGCTCACGGTCTAAATTGCTGCTGCCCGGTTCGATCTCGATTGCCCGCGTGATTATCGAGTCGTGGGCGGCTCGCGAGTGA
- a CDS encoding MIP/aquaporin family protein, translated as MTDKETQTTGGPSVARYDALRKYLTELIGMFVFMFAVLGIVASGASPAASAIGVGSVLMVMVYAGGHVSGGHFNPAVSIAATLRGALPPRDLAGYIVAQLAGAVLAYLVGFGVWHEKYSVGGGDLTGHVWAALLVELVFTFALCYVVLHTATSEDHAGNSFYGLAIGFTVAAGVVAVGDISGAAFNPAITSGLMLSGFFSWKFIWVYLVAQVTGAIVAAYAYRTVSPDPRGAEEQ; from the coding sequence ATGACTGACAAAGAGACTCAGACAACAGGCGGCCCGAGCGTTGCCCGATATGACGCCCTTCGCAAGTATTTGACCGAGCTGATCGGGATGTTCGTCTTCATGTTCGCCGTACTCGGCATCGTCGCGTCCGGGGCCAGTCCCGCCGCGAGTGCCATTGGCGTCGGCTCGGTGCTGATGGTCATGGTTTACGCAGGCGGGCATGTTTCTGGCGGCCACTTCAACCCGGCGGTATCGATCGCTGCCACTCTGCGTGGCGCTCTGCCGCCGCGCGACCTCGCTGGCTATATCGTGGCGCAGCTGGCCGGGGCTGTTCTGGCCTACCTCGTGGGCTTCGGAGTGTGGCACGAGAAGTACTCGGTCGGCGGCGGCGACCTTACCGGCCATGTTTGGGCCGCCCTCCTCGTGGAGCTGGTTTTTACCTTTGCGCTCTGCTATGTGGTCCTGCATACCGCCACCAGTGAAGATCACGCGGGCAACAGTTTCTACGGCCTCGCCATCGGCTTCACCGTGGCCGCCGGAGTGGTTGCGGTTGGCGACATTTCCGGTGCCGCGTTCAACCCGGCCATCACGTCAGGCTTGATGCTCTCCGGGTTTTTCTCGTGGAAGTTCATCTGGGTCTATCTGGTAGCGCAGGTCACCGGTGCAATCGTTGCCGCCTATGCCTACCGGACAGTCAGCCCCGACCCGAGAGGCGCCGAGGAGCAGTAG
- a CDS encoding PPE family protein, with the protein MNFLSLPPEINSARIFGGAGAEPMLAAAVAWDGLAAELASAASSFGSLTSLLAEQAWQGPAAAAMLAAAGPYAGWLSATAAQADQTALQARAITAAFEAVRAATVDPAMVVANRGQLVSLVMSNLFGQNAPAIAATEAAYEAMWAQDVAAMVGYHAGASGVLSALTPFAQPLQNLAGLPAQLAVAALPAAGPTSVGAPAAAAAASRMIAVNLGLGNLGLTNVGNGNAGFLNLGSGNLGSSNVGSGNFGSSNLGFGNLGSLNIGPANRGSSNLGFANIGNGNIGFANAGNNNIGIGLIGNNQVGIGGLNSGSNNLGLFNSGNGNIGFFNSGTGNFGIGNSGNYNTGWWNSGQANTGFFNVGSFNTGSLNVGDANTGSVNTGSYNTGDANPGVSNTGSFNTGDANTGFLNSGDINTGAFNVGNMNSGFFLTGNGTQDSLTFGIGTPEMTLPPINLPAISVPAFDLPEITIPSMSLPAVTTPADITVGGFSLPDITIPSMSLPAFNPPEITVSGFTTPEITTAAFAIPPGVIGSATVGTFTTPEINIPSMTIPSIDLAGGNVGGFVLPEVEVPTLGTPRIQLNGLSTPTITMAGFELPGIITPTVIGGGAIPGGPLQILSIVGGLMGGSNFFLEEISLDTFFIGDPTGAGPPLTNGFISGFTFPAIEIGAFEFPSISTVEPFTIPGINIGGFDLPTIATPEINTPTISLPSIVVGDLFGGGFQTPLILLGQIVVPSITIPPFNVGGFTLPDISIPATTTNPLTIPGIDVGGFTLPQVDIPAITTAPLSIGGIGVGGFTTPELAIPSINLPSTVVARLDIPPGPGFFNSSTTPSSGFFNSGAGSSSGFGNTGAGLSGLFNEVPAGLSFGSGYLNFGAISSGLSNLGSGISGLGNLGGLPLADNSLVSGLSNFGFRLAGLVFQGTTP; encoded by the coding sequence TTGAATTTTCTGTCATTGCCACCCGAGATCAACTCGGCCAGGATCTTCGGGGGTGCAGGCGCTGAACCGATGTTGGCAGCGGCGGTGGCCTGGGATGGGTTGGCCGCCGAGTTGGCTTCGGCGGCGAGTTCCTTTGGGTCGCTGACGTCTTTGCTCGCAGAGCAGGCGTGGCAGGGTCCGGCTGCGGCGGCCATGCTGGCGGCGGCCGGCCCGTACGCGGGATGGCTGAGCGCGACGGCGGCGCAGGCCGACCAGACGGCCCTTCAGGCCCGCGCGATTACCGCCGCATTTGAGGCGGTGCGGGCGGCCACCGTGGATCCGGCGATGGTCGTGGCCAACCGGGGTCAGCTGGTGTCTCTGGTGATGTCGAATCTGTTTGGCCAAAACGCCCCGGCGATCGCGGCGACCGAGGCCGCCTACGAGGCGATGTGGGCACAGGATGTCGCCGCGATGGTTGGCTATCACGCGGGGGCTTCGGGGGTCCTCTCGGCGTTGACCCCGTTTGCTCAGCCGCTGCAAAACCTGGCCGGCCTGCCGGCTCAGTTGGCTGTAGCTGCACTGCCCGCTGCCGGCCCTACTTCGGTGGGCGCCCCGGCTGCAGCCGCCGCGGCGAGCAGGATGATTGCCGTTAACCTGGGTCTGGGCAATCTCGGCCTTACCAACGTCGGCAACGGCAATGCCGGTTTTCTCAATCTTGGCAGCGGAAACCTTGGTAGTAGCAATGTCGGTTCCGGAAACTTCGGCAGCAGCAATCTCGGCTTCGGAAACTTGGGCAGCCTGAATATCGGCCCGGCAAACCGCGGTAGTTCCAACCTGGGCTTTGCGAACATCGGCAACGGTAACATCGGCTTCGCGAATGCCGGCAACAACAATATTGGTATTGGGTTGATCGGCAACAATCAGGTCGGCATCGGCGGCCTAAACTCGGGTTCTAACAATTTGGGATTATTTAACTCGGGCAACGGGAATATCGGATTCTTTAACTCCGGCACCGGAAACTTCGGTATCGGGAACTCGGGCAACTACAACACGGGCTGGTGGAACTCTGGACAGGCGAACACGGGCTTCTTTAACGTGGGCTCCTTCAACACCGGTAGCCTCAATGTGGGCGACGCCAATACAGGAAGCGTGAACACGGGTAGCTACAACACGGGCGATGCCAACCCGGGCGTCTCTAACACGGGTAGCTTCAACACCGGCGACGCCAACACCGGCTTTTTGAACTCGGGCGATATCAATACCGGCGCCTTCAACGTTGGCAACATGAATAGCGGATTCTTTCTGACGGGTAATGGCACCCAGGACAGTCTCACGTTCGGAATCGGTACGCCCGAGATGACCCTGCCCCCGATCAACCTCCCGGCGATCAGTGTCCCCGCCTTCGACCTGCCCGAGATAACGATACCTTCGATGTCTCTTCCCGCGGTGACCACGCCGGCGGATATCACCGTGGGCGGGTTTAGCTTGCCCGATATCACGATACCGTCGATGTCGCTTCCGGCGTTTAATCCCCCCGAGATCACTGTGAGCGGGTTCACCACACCCGAAATAACGACTGCCGCATTCGCAATTCCGCCGGGCGTCATAGGCTCGGCAACAGTGGGAACGTTTACAACGCCCGAAATCAATATACCGTCGATGACCATTCCCTCCATAGACCTCGCCGGCGGAAATGTGGGCGGGTTTGTCCTGCCCGAGGTAGAGGTACCCACCCTCGGCACGCCCAGAATACAACTCAACGGGTTGTCAACACCTACGATAACCATGGCTGGGTTCGAACTTCCCGGTATCATCACCCCCACGGTTATCGGCGGCGGCGCGATTCCTGGTGGCCCTCTTCAGATACTTTCTATAGTCGGTGGTCTTATGGGGGGGTCAAACTTCTTCCTTGAAGAAATATCCTTGGACACGTTCTTCATAGGAGACCCCACTGGCGCTGGCCCACCCCTTACAAATGGCTTTATTTCCGGGTTCACCTTCCCCGCTATCGAGATAGGCGCATTCGAGTTCCCCAGCATCAGTACGGTCGAACCGTTTACCATCCCAGGCATCAACATCGGCGGTTTCGATTTGCCGACTATCGCAACTCCTGAGATTAACACCCCTACTATTTCCCTTCCCAGCATCGTTGTCGGTGATCTCTTTGGCGGTGGGTTCCAGACGCCGCTAATTCTCCTCGGTCAAATTGTCGTTCCATCGATCACCATCCCCCCCTTCAATGTGGGCGGGTTCACCTTGCCGGATATCAGCATCCCTGCGACTACCACCAATCCGCTTACCATCCCGGGCATCGATGTCGGTGGGTTCACCCTGCCCCAAGTCGACATCCCGGCGATTACCACTGCTCCGCTCAGCATCGGCGGCATCGGTGTCGGCGGGTTCACCACCCCGGAGCTCGCCATCCCCAGCATCAACCTGCCCAGCACCGTCGTGGCGCGGTTGGACATCCCGCCGGGGCCAGGCTTTTTTAACTCGAGTACCACTCCATCGTCGGGCTTCTTCAACAGCGGCGCCGGGAGCAGCTCAGGCTTCGGCAACACCGGCGCCGGTCTGTCGGGCTTGTTTAACGAGGTTCCCGCCGGGCTTTCCTTCGGCTCGGGTTACCTCAACTTCGGCGCCATATCCTCAGGGTTGTCGAACCTCGGCAGCGGCATATCGGGGCTGGGCAACCTTGGCGGCCTCCCCCTCGCGGACAACAGCCTGGTGTCGGGCCTCAGCAACTTCGGTTTCAGGCTCGCGGGTTTGGTATTCCAGGGCACCACGCCATAG